Proteins from a genomic interval of Rubinisphaera italica:
- a CDS encoding FadR/GntR family transcriptional regulator has protein sequence MSSSLKPSRRKSSVDQVVERIRDVIQKQKLTAGARLPGELELVEQLQVSRSVLREALARLQGLGLVEIQRGNGTFVAGKEKLAHCVQLLQSAVTLAPRELLSYAELRAAIEVQAVRLAAERASEDDLSDLRTLLKELDSIDRPYEELLDVDFRFHRRILETAQNALMQNLMEVIYEFVVTQMAKTTPSPRENKLGRRLHREIFASIESHDPDTAERVMREHMEVVLNRLKKEAGV, from the coding sequence ATGAGTTCAAGCTTAAAGCCATCTCGGCGAAAGTCTTCTGTCGATCAAGTGGTTGAGCGGATTCGCGATGTGATCCAGAAGCAAAAGCTGACTGCTGGAGCACGCTTGCCGGGTGAATTGGAACTGGTTGAACAATTGCAGGTAAGCCGTTCGGTGTTGCGTGAGGCGCTTGCCCGGTTGCAGGGTTTAGGGCTGGTCGAAATTCAACGAGGCAACGGGACTTTTGTTGCTGGAAAAGAAAAACTGGCTCATTGCGTGCAATTGTTGCAATCTGCCGTCACCCTTGCACCTCGGGAATTACTTTCTTATGCCGAGCTCAGGGCAGCTATTGAAGTGCAAGCCGTTCGTCTGGCAGCCGAGCGTGCTAGTGAAGACGATCTATCAGATTTGCGAACGCTCCTCAAAGAACTCGATTCTATTGACCGACCCTACGAAGAATTGCTTGATGTCGACTTCCGTTTTCATCGTCGAATATTAGAAACTGCTCAAAACGCGTTGATGCAGAATCTGATGGAAGTGATCTACGAATTTGTCGTCACTCAAATGGCTAAGACGACACCATCTCCTCGTGAGAATAAATTGGGGCGTCGTCTCCATCGCGAGATTTTTGCCTCCATCGAATCTCACGACCCCGATACCGCAGAACGGGTAATGCGAGAGCACATGGAAGTCGTCTTGAATCGATTAAAAAAGGAGGCCGGGGTATGA
- a CDS encoding DUF1553 domain-containing protein, which yields MKFHRTLCVLAICVSTTLTICSSLIADETHIDFKKQIAPIFVEHCLRCHSPGIDKGDLSLDTIEDLKANDYLIAGDPNSSYMMDLVTSHNGEPATMPKGAEPLSDDDVTLLRKWIQQGAIWPDDVVLKEKSKADYSWWSLQPLRHIKNSPELHIDDFLKAKLSENGLSLSPQADRRTLIRRLSFDLHGLPPTPEDVQEFVNDPDPDAYTKLVDRMLDSPHYGERYAQHWLDLAHYADTHGFERDKRRDSAWRYRDYVINSLNKDKPYDRFLQEQIAGDVLWPEDEHAVIATGFLAAGPWDFVGQVETKSEELRRSARSLDLDDMATQVMTSTMATTINCCRCHDHKLDPITQEEYYQLRAVFAGIKREDRVASDGAMRRYENSKTELTRQLNKIDNEIGRLEGSGLNLADMVGGGNGLGIGTFRKGIDARSGEIQVRNLSGLENVVTNNFVTTSSEFIDGVFIPDGQDGNTEITVSSTGLTVSRLNKTSGAAWDLIRNGPVASQHSPELGGIDFTKEGHSLLGLHANSGITFDVEAIRKVHRKTNLRFTAKVGYFGAAGGFRADAWIFLDGNLVKKFLQLGRDQGLQEIDLEIPLTSRFLTLVSTDGGNGYGHDQIGFGDPVLKPDESAELSTEDQQRLTDLRLERISTQQQLSSLKAPPKFYGVVAKKDSTPVYLLTRGDSESPSGPPLAPGALKSLSMLEPDLGTLDSAEGERRVALANWITHSENPLTPRVIVNRLWHWHFGQGIVNTPSDFGFGGDRPSHPELLDWLAMRLQQEGWSLKAMHRLILNSETYKQRSRHNEDAAGMMIDSDNRFLWRQNPRRLEAEAIRDAVLMVSGSLNSERGGPGFEDFTYQEAYAPIYQYITADEPALFRRSIYRYIVRTPPDRFLTTLDCPDPANLTAKRMTTTTPLQSLALYNNDFMLRQARYFARRVETEAGEDVAGQVNRAFELSLCRLPQGQEQQFAISFVKQYGLFALCRSLFNTNEFLYVD from the coding sequence ATGAAGTTTCATCGGACTCTTTGCGTTCTTGCAATTTGCGTTTCAACGACCCTGACAATCTGTTCTTCGCTCATCGCTGACGAAACGCATATCGATTTTAAGAAGCAGATTGCACCTATCTTTGTGGAACATTGTCTCCGCTGTCATTCTCCCGGTATCGATAAGGGAGATCTTTCGCTGGATACGATTGAGGATCTGAAAGCCAATGATTACCTCATTGCTGGCGACCCCAACAGCAGCTATATGATGGATTTGGTCACTTCACACAATGGTGAGCCCGCTACAATGCCAAAGGGGGCAGAGCCGCTTTCCGATGATGATGTGACCTTGCTTCGAAAATGGATTCAACAGGGAGCGATCTGGCCGGATGACGTTGTGTTGAAAGAGAAGTCTAAAGCGGATTATTCCTGGTGGTCGTTACAGCCGCTTCGTCATATTAAAAATTCGCCAGAGTTACACATTGACGATTTCTTAAAAGCGAAGCTCAGTGAGAATGGTCTCTCGTTGAGTCCCCAGGCTGATCGTCGGACATTAATACGACGGCTCTCTTTCGATTTGCACGGCCTGCCTCCCACACCCGAGGACGTGCAAGAGTTTGTGAACGATCCGGATCCGGATGCCTACACGAAGTTAGTCGATCGTATGTTGGACTCGCCGCACTACGGCGAGCGTTATGCGCAGCACTGGCTGGACCTGGCACACTATGCCGATACGCATGGTTTTGAACGCGATAAACGCCGCGATAGTGCGTGGCGGTATCGAGACTACGTGATTAACTCCCTCAACAAAGACAAGCCTTACGATCGATTCCTGCAAGAACAAATTGCCGGGGATGTCTTATGGCCCGAGGATGAGCATGCTGTCATCGCGACAGGTTTTCTGGCAGCAGGGCCTTGGGATTTCGTCGGTCAGGTTGAAACAAAAAGCGAGGAACTGAGAAGGTCGGCGCGGTCTCTCGATCTGGATGATATGGCGACGCAAGTCATGACCAGCACGATGGCCACAACGATCAACTGCTGTCGCTGCCACGATCACAAGCTCGATCCCATTACCCAGGAAGAGTATTACCAGCTACGAGCGGTATTCGCGGGGATTAAGCGTGAAGATCGTGTCGCCAGTGATGGAGCAATGCGTCGCTATGAAAATAGCAAAACCGAATTGACCAGACAATTAAATAAAATTGACAATGAAATTGGCAGACTGGAAGGTTCCGGCCTTAATCTCGCCGACATGGTCGGTGGCGGCAATGGACTGGGTATTGGAACTTTCCGAAAGGGAATTGATGCACGCAGCGGTGAAATTCAAGTCCGCAACTTAAGTGGTCTTGAAAACGTTGTGACAAACAATTTTGTTACCACCAGTTCAGAATTCATCGATGGAGTTTTCATTCCAGATGGGCAAGATGGTAATACTGAAATCACTGTCAGTTCGACTGGGCTGACGGTTTCCCGTTTGAATAAAACATCGGGTGCCGCATGGGATCTCATTCGAAATGGACCCGTTGCCAGTCAGCATTCGCCAGAGTTGGGCGGCATCGACTTCACAAAAGAGGGACACAGTCTGCTTGGACTGCATGCGAACTCGGGGATTACCTTTGATGTTGAAGCCATCCGCAAAGTTCATCGGAAAACAAATCTGCGATTCACAGCAAAGGTCGGATATTTTGGTGCTGCGGGTGGCTTTCGCGCTGATGCATGGATTTTTCTTGACGGAAATTTGGTCAAGAAGTTTTTGCAACTGGGACGCGATCAGGGCCTGCAGGAGATCGATCTCGAAATTCCACTCACGTCAAGATTCCTGACGCTCGTTTCCACAGATGGTGGAAATGGATACGGGCACGATCAAATCGGGTTTGGCGATCCCGTTTTGAAGCCGGATGAATCCGCTGAGTTGAGTACGGAAGATCAGCAGCGATTAACAGACCTGCGACTCGAACGAATCTCGACTCAGCAGCAACTTTCTTCGCTCAAAGCACCGCCGAAATTTTATGGTGTGGTTGCAAAGAAAGACTCAACTCCAGTGTACTTACTGACTCGTGGTGATTCCGAGTCGCCCTCAGGTCCACCGCTTGCGCCGGGAGCACTGAAATCGCTTTCGATGCTGGAGCCTGATTTAGGGACTCTTGATTCAGCGGAAGGCGAACGCCGTGTGGCTTTGGCGAATTGGATCACGCATTCAGAGAATCCACTCACGCCGCGGGTGATCGTGAATCGGTTGTGGCATTGGCACTTTGGGCAGGGAATCGTCAATACACCCAGCGACTTCGGTTTCGGCGGCGATCGCCCCTCGCATCCTGAATTGCTCGACTGGCTCGCGATGCGACTCCAGCAGGAAGGCTGGTCGCTCAAGGCGATGCACCGGCTGATTCTCAACAGCGAAACATACAAACAACGATCACGACATAATGAGGATGCAGCCGGCATGATGATCGATTCTGACAATCGATTTCTCTGGCGACAGAACCCACGGCGACTCGAAGCCGAAGCAATTCGGGATGCTGTCTTGATGGTGAGTGGCAGTCTGAATTCAGAGCGTGGTGGTCCCGGTTTTGAAGACTTCACTTACCAGGAAGCTTACGCACCGATCTATCAATACATCACCGCAGATGAGCCGGCTCTCTTTCGACGCAGTATCTACCGTTATATCGTCCGCACGCCGCCGGATCGTTTTTTGACGACATTAGATTGCCCCGATCCCGCCAATTTGACGGCTAAGCGGATGACAACGACAACGCCGCTGCAATCTCTTGCGCTGTACAACAACGATTTCATGCTGCGGCAGGCGCGATATTTTGCCCGACGCGTTGAAACAGAAGCGGGCGAGGATGTTGCCGGGCAAGTGAACCGGGCTTTTGAATTGTCACTTTGTCGACTGCCGCAGGGGCAGGAGCAGCAATTCGCGATTTCATTTGTCAAACAATACGGACTATTCGCTCTTTGTCGATCACTCTTTAACACCAATGAGTTTTTGTATGTCGATTAA
- a CDS encoding PSD1 and planctomycete cytochrome C domain-containing protein has protein sequence MDFVNDIEPILQAHCIDCHGPDDQSSQFRVDKLANLLRGGNSGEPAVVPGDPAASFLLKLIRHEEPERTMPPDDKLSDQQIDLIAQWIQAGAKTPDHYGPPEDVQELTHWSFQPVKRSDKFYSIDEFIEHQLQENALEMSPEAERRVQIRRLYLIMLGLPPTPEQVDDFVNNTDERAWSNLVEQALASPHYGERWASYWLDLVRFGETHGFETNRERPGAWRYRDWVISALNQDKPYDQFVREQLAGDSLGSPVGTSFLVAGPYDQVKGSDPKLSQIQRMNELDDMINTTGTALLGLTTGCARCHNHKFDPISQKDYYAMQAIFAGVNHGEAALPLAENVQQEVDSLQREKTELEASLAKFIPKDQLPPVSAKHNVEIFTPREAKFVRFTINGTNGGQACIDELEVFSDQQNVALASRGAVATSSGDFVHPLHSLEHINDGKYGNANSWISAQVRDGWVQIEFPEPVLIDRIEWARDREEKYSDRVAIDYRIESAVDSESWQLVASSEDRLSPGNSSETKYDFSNVSEAESRTGKQSLQRLAEIKKRMVNFKTGNKAWIGRFSQPGKTHRLYRGEPDAKREVVGPDAIEVFTSLNLEVGAKEKERRLAFANWVTDPENPLTARVIVNRLWQFHFGTGIVDTPSDFGLNGTPPTHPELLDWLASELVENDWSLKHIHRLILNSKTWRQDNKPRGQSLHVDANSRLLWRFPPRRLEAEPIRDSILSVSGKIQLDRAGGPGFSAFEVELENVRHYHPKESFGPEDWRRMIYMTKVRQEKDGVFGAFDCPDASMVVPQRSRSTTPLQALNLLNSPFIMQQAEFFAERLQQEAEQPEDQIVRAWRLCFQRTPTAAEVNESAAFIQKEGLVQFARAMLNTNEFVFIP, from the coding sequence GTGGACTTTGTCAATGATATCGAGCCCATTCTGCAGGCTCATTGTATTGATTGTCATGGGCCGGACGATCAAAGCAGTCAGTTTCGAGTCGACAAACTGGCGAACTTACTCCGTGGCGGGAACTCCGGGGAACCAGCGGTCGTGCCGGGCGATCCCGCAGCCAGCTTTTTATTGAAACTGATCCGGCACGAGGAACCGGAACGCACGATGCCTCCGGATGACAAACTATCCGATCAGCAGATTGATCTGATTGCCCAGTGGATTCAAGCCGGAGCAAAAACCCCCGATCATTATGGGCCTCCAGAAGACGTTCAGGAACTCACTCACTGGTCATTCCAGCCCGTCAAACGCTCAGACAAATTCTACAGCATCGACGAATTCATTGAGCATCAACTTCAAGAGAACGCTTTGGAGATGTCGCCTGAAGCAGAACGCCGGGTGCAGATTCGTCGGTTGTATCTCATCATGCTCGGCTTGCCACCAACACCGGAACAGGTGGATGACTTTGTGAACAATACCGATGAGCGGGCCTGGTCGAATCTCGTTGAACAAGCACTGGCCAGCCCACATTATGGCGAACGCTGGGCGAGCTATTGGTTGGATCTGGTGCGGTTTGGGGAAACGCATGGCTTCGAAACGAATCGCGAGCGCCCCGGTGCCTGGCGCTATCGGGACTGGGTGATCTCTGCATTGAATCAGGACAAACCGTACGATCAATTTGTGCGTGAGCAACTTGCCGGAGATTCGCTCGGCTCTCCTGTCGGAACTAGCTTTCTGGTTGCGGGGCCATACGATCAGGTTAAAGGATCGGACCCGAAGTTGTCGCAAATCCAGCGGATGAATGAACTCGATGACATGATCAATACGACTGGCACTGCGTTGCTGGGCCTGACGACTGGATGTGCGCGATGTCATAATCATAAGTTCGATCCGATCAGCCAGAAAGATTATTACGCGATGCAGGCCATCTTCGCGGGTGTCAATCATGGGGAAGCTGCGTTGCCTCTAGCTGAAAACGTGCAGCAGGAAGTTGATTCGCTGCAGCGGGAGAAAACAGAGTTGGAAGCCTCTCTGGCAAAATTCATCCCCAAGGATCAACTCCCTCCAGTTTCAGCCAAGCACAATGTGGAGATATTTACTCCACGCGAAGCCAAATTCGTTCGCTTTACGATTAATGGGACTAATGGGGGTCAGGCTTGCATTGATGAACTCGAAGTATTTTCAGATCAGCAAAACGTCGCACTGGCGAGTCGCGGAGCAGTAGCCACTTCGTCCGGTGATTTCGTGCATCCTTTGCATAGTCTTGAACACATTAATGATGGAAAATATGGCAACGCGAACAGCTGGATTTCAGCACAAGTGCGTGACGGATGGGTTCAGATTGAATTTCCTGAACCTGTTCTGATTGATCGGATCGAATGGGCGCGCGATCGAGAGGAAAAATATTCTGATCGAGTAGCGATTGATTATCGAATCGAATCAGCCGTCGATTCAGAGTCTTGGCAACTCGTCGCTTCATCAGAAGATCGTTTATCACCCGGAAATTCGAGCGAAACAAAATATGATTTCTCTAATGTTTCTGAAGCCGAATCACGCACGGGGAAGCAATCGTTGCAGCGATTGGCGGAAATCAAGAAACGCATGGTGAATTTTAAAACGGGAAACAAAGCCTGGATTGGTCGTTTTTCTCAACCTGGGAAGACGCATCGGCTGTATCGTGGCGAGCCGGATGCAAAACGGGAAGTGGTTGGGCCGGATGCCATTGAAGTCTTTACCTCTTTGAACTTGGAGGTCGGTGCCAAAGAGAAGGAGCGTCGGCTGGCGTTTGCGAACTGGGTGACTGACCCCGAGAATCCGCTCACTGCTCGAGTGATCGTCAATCGATTATGGCAGTTTCATTTTGGTACAGGAATTGTCGATACGCCAAGCGATTTTGGCTTGAACGGCACACCGCCAACTCATCCCGAATTGCTCGACTGGCTTGCCAGTGAACTTGTCGAAAATGATTGGTCATTGAAGCATATTCATCGACTGATTCTTAATTCCAAAACCTGGAGGCAAGACAACAAACCTCGGGGCCAGTCGTTGCACGTCGATGCGAATTCGCGACTGTTGTGGCGGTTTCCTCCGCGACGTTTGGAAGCCGAGCCTATTCGCGATTCAATTTTATCGGTCAGCGGGAAGATTCAACTGGACCGTGCGGGAGGCCCGGGTTTCAGTGCTTTTGAAGTCGAGTTGGAAAACGTGCGTCACTATCACCCGAAAGAAAGCTTCGGGCCTGAAGATTGGCGACGCATGATTTACATGACCAAAGTTCGTCAGGAAAAAGATGGCGTATTCGGGGCCTTCGATTGTCCCGATGCAAGCATGGTGGTACCGCAGCGAAGTCGATCGACAACTCCTTTACAGGCGCTCAACTTGCTCAACAGCCCGTTTATCATGCAGCAGGCTGAGTTCTTCGCCGAGCGATTGCAGCAGGAAGCCGAGCAGCCGGAAGATCAAATCGTTCGCGCCTGGCGACTCTGTTTTCAGCGAACTCCAACTGCAGCTGAGGTCAACGAGAGTGCAGCCTTCATTCAAAAGGAAGGTCTGGTGCAATTTGCACGGGCAATGTTGAACACAAACGAGTTCGTGTTCATTCCGTAA